The Pectobacterium carotovorum genome includes the window TCGATGAAGCTGCCGCGCTGGCGTGCTATGAACATGTCAGTAGTTTCAGCGCCGCGTTTAAGAAGCAGTATGGATTCCCGCCTTCACAGGTCAGATAGGGTAGGGGGCAACCATCATCAGGTTGGGCAGCCCTCTATCTTCAATTTTTTTTCATTTTCATTTCGGTAATAAATAAAAGCAGGTGAGGCGTGCAGACTGACGTTACGTGGGTCTTGCATTTTCGCGTTAACGCAGACGAGATAGTCTCGTTTGCAAAACAGATGCAACAGATAATATTTGATGGATTTACTTCAGATAGGAATCACTTTGCGGAAGTGGTGGGTCGTGCAGGATTCGAACCTGCGACCAATTGATTAAAAGTCAACTGCTCTACCGACTGAGCTAACGACCCGCAGAAGTGGTGGGTGATGACGGGATCGAACCGCCGACCCCCTCCTTGTAAGGGAGGTGCTCTCCCAGCTGAGCTAATCACCCACTTCTGTACTACATTTACTTCGATGTTTACTTCAACTTCCAAATAAGAAGACCAGCTGGTATGAGATTGGTGGGTGATGACGGGATCGAACCGCCGACCCCCTCCTTGTAAGGGAGGTGCTCTCCCAGCTGAGCTAATCACCCAATCTCAAATCTTCTTACTCTACACAGCGAGACACTTTTACTTTCGTAAAGAGTGGTGGGTGATGACGGGATCGAACCGCCGACCCCCTCCTTGTAAGGGAGGTGCTCTCCCAGCTGAGCTAATCACCCCCGCTGTGTGGAGTCGCATTATAGGGATCCTTGAATGTGAGTCAACGCTTTTTAAAACTAAAATGATTGTTCGTTGCAAAATTAGTCAAGGCGTCGTATTTATCGCCGCCGGTGCTGCATCCTTGCGCAATTTAGCCTGTTATCTTGTTATTTCCTCCAGAATAAAAGCACGGGCGGCATGTTACGGCGTTGAGGAATCGAAGCAGAGTGATAGAATGTTGCCCACTTTTGTTCTTGAGCTTATGTCGGTCTGTGCCGACAGCCGTTGCGTAATAAGGCTGTAATCCCAAATGAAAATCAAAACTCGTTTTGCCCCTAGTCCTACTGGCTATCTTCACGTCGGCGGCGCTCGTACCGCACTTTACTCCTGGCTGTTTGCCCGTCATCAGGATGGTGAGTTTGTGCTGCGTATTGAAGATACCGATCTGGAGCGTTCAACCCAAGACGCGATTGATGCCATTATGGATGGTATGAACTGGCTGAGCCTGAACTGGGATGAAGGCCCGTACTACCAGACTAAACGTTTTGACCGTTACAACGCCGTTATTGATCAGATGCTGGAAAACGGTACGGCATATAAATGCTACTGCTCTAAAGAGCGTTTGGAAGCGCTGCGTGAACAGCAGATGGAAAACGGTGAAAAGCCGCGTTATGACGGCCATTGCCGTGGTTCTCATGAGCATCATGCTGATGATGAGCCACACGTCGTGCGTTTCCTTAACCCGCAGGAAGGCTCGGTCATCTTCAATGACCGCATTCGCGGGCCGATCGAATTCAGCAATCAGGAACTCGACGACCTGATTATTCGCCGCACTGATGGTTCACCGACCTACAATTTCTGTGTCGTTATCGATGACTGGGATATGGAAATCACGCACGTTATTCGTGGTGAAGACCATATCAACAACACGCCGCGCCAGATCAACATTCTGAAAGCGCTGGGCGCGCCGGTGCCGGAATATGCGCATGTGTCGATGATTCTGGGCGACGACGGTAAGAAATTGTCCAAGCGTCACGGTGCTGTGGGTGTAATGCAATACCGCGATGACGGCTATCTGCCGGAAGCGCTGCTGAACTATCTGGTGCGTTTAGGCTGGTCATCTGGCGATCAGGAAATCTTCTCTATTGATGAGATGAAGTCTCTGTTCTCGCTGGATGCCGTTAGCAAATCTGCGAGCGCTTTCAATACTGAGAAGCTGCAATGGCTGAACCATCACTATATTAACCATTTACCAGCAGAATACGTGGCAACGCATTTGTCATGGCATATTGAGCAGGCTGGAATTGATACCCGTACCGGGCCGCAGTTGAGTGAACTGGTTGGCCTGTTGGGCGAACGTTGCAAAACGCTGAAAGAAATGGCGGACTCTTGCCGTTATTTCTATGAAGATTTTGCTGAGTTTGACGCCGATGCTGCGAAGAAACATCTGCGTCCAGTTGCACGTCAACCGCTTGAGCTGGTACGTGAGAAACTGGCAGCGATTACAAGCTGGACTGCGGAGAATATCCACCACGCTATTCAGGGTACGGCGGACGAACTGGGTCAGGGCATGGGTAAAGTCGGTATGCCGCTGCGCGTTGCGGTCACGGGTGCAGGTCAGTCTCCGGGCGTTGACGTGACTGTGCATGCGATTGGTCAACAGCGTTCGCTGGCGCGTATTGATAAAGCGCTGGCGTTTATTGCCGAGCGTGAAGCGCAGCAGTAATCGCTATCGTGTAAGTAGCGTTATACAAAACGAGCCCCGGCCTGACAGCCGGGGTTTTTTTATTGTTTTATCGAGAACTGTTTTATCTGAGAACTGTGTTGCCTGATAACTATTGACCGGCGATCGCGACCGCTTTGCCGATGGCATCTGGGATCACGTCGCCGTGCCCTTTGCCGGGGAACAGAATAAAGTCAGTTTTTGTGCCTTGTTCGTTGAACTGTGCGACCAGCGTTTTTGCTCTTTCCACCATTTTTCTTTGGCTGAGTCGTTCTGCCCGTTTTTCATCGACGGGTTTACCCGCCTGCGTTTTGACAGGTTCATCCTCATTTGCCCCTGCTGTGACAGTAATTGACAATGGTGATGTGGAAAGGAGCGGCGTTCTGGTGGGAACTACAACGCCATTTCCCCACCAGATAGACGGGCTGGCGGCAACATAACGCTGGAAAGATTCGGTGTGGTTAAAAAGCGTATAGAGCGTAAATAGGCCGCCGAAAGAGTGCCCGGCCAACGTTTGTTTTTGCTTATTGACGGCATAGTTGGCTTCAATCCAGGGTTTTACCGTGGATTGCAGAAATTGGTAAAACGCCTCGGCTTCGCCGCCTGCGGCAAAATCTGGGTCGGTCATCGTTGTTGGCGGCGTGTAGTCGCGCGTGCGGGCGGGAACATCGTAAGGTTTATCGATCGGATAACCGACCGCGACAATCAGCGGTGCCGCGCCGTTTTTCGCGTTATAGCTGTTTACGGCAACAGGAAACTGGGCATTGCCATCCAGCATATACAGGACCGGATAGCCACCTTCTGGTGCGGGGTGGCGGGGAAGTGCGATGAAAAGTCGATAATCATGTTGCGCGTCGCTTTTCATCTCGACTTGCCTGATCTCAAATTGAGCTTTTGCTTGTTCGGTAATATCAGGAATGGTTGGCTGTGCCCGAACGGGCAAAATACCAGACGCAGAGACCATCAGAGAAAATACAATCATAGGAAAATAGCGCATGTGATGGGGCTTATAGTAGAAGGCAGAAGCGTAACGTAGAGTGATGATAATAAATCGCGTTATCGTTAGCAGCTTTTTATTGTGTTTGTGATGGGACAATATCGAAATTGTCGTCTGTTTTTTCTCACCTTTGGCGTCTTTTTCAGCGGTTAATCGGATTACCGGATTTAGCCGTTGACACTGTTAATCGGGTTTCATATTATGCGACCCGTTCGCACAGTACTTGCCTTCGCGGTGATGCTGTAAGATACGGGGCTATAGCTCAGCTGGGAGAGCGCTTGCATGGCATGCAAGAGGTCAGCGGTTCGATCCCGCTTAGCTCCACCAAACACTCCCTCTGTTTGGTTGATTATCACGAACATTCCACACAATGTGGGGCTATAGCTCAGCTGGGAGAGCGCTTGCATGGCATGCAAGAGGTCAGCGGTTCGATCCCGCTTAGCTCCACCAAATCATCGCATTACTTCTAACTCCATTCTTGTTTTTCAGTTTCTTTGTATTCAATCAACGTTTTTTCGTTTGCTTAATACTTTTATCAGCGATTCTTTGTAAACGACAGTTGGCTGCCTTCGTTTTTGAAGACAACCAAAGCGTCATCGTTTAAGCCTCTTCCGGGAGCCGTGGCGTCCAGTCGATTGGCGATAGCCCTTGCTGTTCCAGAAGCAGGTTAGCCTGCGAAAAATGTTTGCAGCCCAGGAAACCGCGGTGTGCAGATAGGGGGGAAGGGTGCGGCGATTTCAGAATATGGTGGCGGCGTTGGTCAATAATGTTGCCTTTTTTCTGTGCATGCGAGCCCCACAGCAGAAAGACCAGACCTTCCCGCTGCTCATTGAGTGCCGCAATGACGCGATCGGTAAACGTTTCCCAGCCCAGATTGGCATGTGAATGTGCCTGTCCGGCTTCAACGGTTAATACCGTATTGAGCAGTAAAACGCCTTGCTCTGCCCAGCTTTGTAGAAAACCGTGTCGTGGAATTTCAAATCCAGGGATGTCGTTCGCCAATTCTTTATAGATATTGGCCAGAGAAGGTGGAGCCGGTACGCCTGGGCGGACAGAAAATGACAGTCCGTGCGCCTGATTTGGGCCGTGATAGGGATCTTGCCCCAGAATGACGACTTTGACCTGATGCAGTTCAGTAAAGCGGAACGCGTTGAAAACATCCTTCTGCGGAGGATAGATGGTTTTACCCGCTGCACGTTCTTTCCCAACGAATTCAAGGGTGTTAATGAAGTAAGGCTGCTGCTTTTCTTGGGCCAGCACGTCATGCCAGGTGAGAGAGGTCGCCATCATGCACTCTTTTTTTACAGGTTGAATGGTGTTGCGGGTAGCTTACCGATCTATCGTGCCGAGGTAAAACCGTAACCGCCGTTCTCTGGACGAAAAGGGCTTCTTTTGAAAAAAAATTGAAAATTTACAAAAATATTTGCAACTTGGCGTTCTGGTAAAATTGATATAAAACAATAAATTGCCTTCGCGCGGTGGAGTTGTGTGGTTTTAAAATTGATTTAAGTCAAGGATGCCCAGCTATCAGGCTGGTATATAAGAAGGCAGATACAAACGGTTTTATACGATCGTTACGAAATTCGTCAATTTTTACCGATAACGATGTTAACTAAATCAGTTTTAACTAAGACAATAACACGCCGTTTTACGGAGGCAATTATGGTTACTGGTATTCAAATCACCAAGGCTAACGACAGCGCGCTGATCAATTCTTTCTGGTTGCTGGACGAAGAAAAATCACAGGCGCGTTGCGTGTGTGCTAAATCAGGTTATAGCGAAGATCAAATCGTTCCAGTGAGCGATCTGGGTCAGATCGAGTATCGTGAAATTCCGCTGGAAATCAAACCTGAAGTGCGTGTGGAAGGCGGTCAGCATTTGAACGTGAACGTTCTGCGCCGTGAGACGCTGGAAGATGCTGTTAAGCATCCAGAGAAATATCCACAGCTGACCATCCGCGTATCTGGCTATGCTGTGCGTTTCAACTCACTGACGCCGGAGCAGCAGCGCGACGTTATCGCCCGTACTTTTACAGAAAGTCTGTAAGCTGTTGTCCAAGCCTTAAACAAAAAGGGAGCCGAGGCTCCCTTTTTTTATGTCTCTATTTTATAGAAATTTTATTCGGCAGACGGTTCGTCGGTCTTCTGTGTAGGTTGACGGCGCTTACCGATATTTTTGCTATCGCGATGGCGAATCTTCACTTTAACCTTTTCTTTTTCCTTCTCTTTTTTCTCTTTCCGTTGAGCCAGCACTTTTTTCGACGGTTTCCCGGTGGTTTTAGCGCTTGGTGCTTTGGTCGTTGGGCGAAGCTCATCAATGACGCGCGGTTTTAGCGGTTCATTCAGGTAGCGGCTGATTTTTCCCAGCAGCAGATGATCGTGCGCTTCGACGAAAGAGATAGCACAGCCTTTACGGCCCGCGCGGCCAGTACGGCCGATACGGTGAAGATAGGTGTCCGATGTGCGCGGTAAATCGAAGTTAAAGACGTGGCTGACATCGTTAATGTCGATGCCGCGTGCCGCAACGTCAGTAGCAACCAGTACGTTTACGCGCCCGTCGCTCAGGCGTTTGATCGCTTCATTACGTTTGGCCTGCACCATTTCGCCTTCGAGATAGCAGGCGGTAATGCCTGCTTCACGCAGCCAAGCAACCAGCTCATGCACGCGCTCACGCTTGCGGACAAAGATGATAGAACGCGTCACGTCCGGCTGCTTTAGCTGATGGCAGAGCAGGGCAGTTTTGTGTTTGACGTCGTCAGCGCGGTAATACCACTGCAGAATTTTTTTACGTTCGCGACGTGATGGATCGGATTCGATTTCAACCGGCTCGTTGAGCAGACGCTCGGCGAAATCTTTGATCGCGTCCCCTTCCAGCGTCGCAGAAAACAGCAGCGTTTGCTTACGCCAGCGGGTTTCCCCGGCGATGTGTTCAATATCCTGAGCGAAGCCCATATCCAGCATTCTGTCCGCTTCATCCAGAATCAGCGTTTCTACTGCGCGGCAATCGAAGTTTTCTTCTTTGATGTATTGCAGCAGACGGCCGGTCGTTGCGACGACGACATCCTGATTTTCACTGAAGACTTCAGCATGGTTCATGTAGGCTACGCCGCCGGTGATCGTGGCGACATCCAGATGCGTATGTGCCGCAAATGCGCGCGCCTGATCGGCCACCTGCATGGCGAGTTCACGGGTTGGCGTGAGGATCAGAATACGAGGCGGACCTGATTTTTTACGAGGGAAATCGATAAGATGCTGCAAAACCGGCAGCAAATAGGCGGCGGTTTTACCGGTTCCTGTTGGCGCGGAACCCAGTACGTCACGGCCTTCCATCGCTGGTGGGATTGCCGCAGCCTGAATCGCGGTCGGGCGTTCGTAGCCCATGTCGCGCAGGGCGTCTAACAGGCTTTCATCAAGATCGAGCTCGGAAAAATTGGTTACAGTCATGGTCTACCTCTGTTTGGGGCGCCGATTATAGACGCATTGGCCGGGTTCTTCACCTGTTTAAGCAGACAACGGCGCTTTTCCTGTACTGACGTTTCACCTATGCTACTGCGGTTTGCGTTTGGAATCTTATTTTCATGAGTCATCAGGCTGATAATAAACTGACATTGCGTCGGGATGGATTTACCTTCAAGCAATTCTTTGTGGCGCACGATCGCTGTGCCATGAAGGTGGGAACCGACGGCATTTTGCTGGGCGCCTGGGTGCCGGTGTCCTCAGCTACACGGATTTTGGATATCGGCAGTGGTTCCGGCCTTCTCGCGCTGATGGCGGCGCAACGTTCTGAACCGCATGTTCGGATTGATGCCGTCGAACTGGATAGCGCAGCGAGCCAGCAGGCGAAGGAGAACACTGCCGCCTCGCCATGGGCCGGCAGAATCGCGGTCTATGCTGAGGATATTATCAGTTTTGCTGAGGCGCGAAGCGCCAGCTATTCGTTGATTATCAGTAATCCACCTTATTTCCCTCCGGGGATCGCGTGCGGCTCGACTGAGCGTGAGCAGGCGCGTTACACCACCTTGTTAACCCATGACGCACTGTTGCGCTGTGCGCATCAACTGCTGATGCCCGAAGGGCTTTTTTGCGTGGTGCTGCCCGTTCAGATTGCGGAGAAATTTATTCCACTGGCACAGCAGCATAACTGGTACGTTCACCAGCAGCTTCGCGTATCGGAACAGGAAGATAAACCCGCTCACCGCGTTTTGCTGGCGCTGTCTCGGCAGGAAAGAGAATGTGTGAATGCTTCGCTGGCAATTCGTGATGGCGAAAGACGTTACTCGACGGCTTTCCAACAGCTGACAAAAGATTTTTATCTCTTTATGTAGATGGCAGACGCCTTGTTGCTGCGTCTGCCTTGGCTGAGCAAATTATTTTTATAAACTACTTATTTTTATAAACTACGGCACCAGAATGGTGGGCGTTGGCATGTCGAATTGTTCTGGGTAGTCCAGGGTATAGTGCAGCCCGCGGCTTTCTTTTCTTTCCAGTGCGCAGCGGACGATGAGTTCGGCGACCTGCACCAGATTACGCAGCTCCAGCAGATTGTTGGAAATACGGAAGTGGGCGTAGTACTCATTGATTTCCTGCTGAAGCAGATGGATGCGGCGCTGTGCTCGCTCCAACCGCTTCGTCGTCCGCACGATCCCAACGTAATCCCACATAAACAGGCGCAGTTCGTGCCAGTTATGCTGGATCACTACCTGTTCATCGGAGTTGTCGACCTGGCTTTCATCCCAATCCGGTAATTTTTTCACCGCTTTGATTTGCGGTAAGCGCTGCAAGATATCCTCCGCGGCTGACCAGCCGTAAACCAGACACTCCAGTAATGAGTTGGATGCCATGCGGTTTGCACCGTGCAATCCGGTGTAGCTGACTTCGCCAATGGCATACAGGCCGTCAAGATCGGTTCGGCCGTGCTGATCGACCAGTACGCCACCGCAGGTGTAGTGTGCCGCAGGGACGATGGGGATCGGTTCACGCGTCAGATCGATGCCGAGAGATTGCAGCTTTTCATCGATGGTAGGGAAGTGCTGTTTGATGAATGCTTCGGGTTTGTGGCTGATATCCAGATACATGCAGTCTGCGCCAAGCCGTTTCATCTCATGGTCAATTGCGCGGGCGACCACATCACGCGGAGCCAGTTCGCCTCTGGCATCGAAATCGGGCATAAAACGTGTGCCGTCAGGACGTTTAAGGTACGCACCTTCACCGCGCAGCGCTTCCGTCAGCAGGAAATTTCGCGCCTGCGGGTGGAACAGACAGGTCGGGTGAAACTGATTGAATTCCAGATTCGCCACGCGGCAACCTGCGCGCCAGGCCATGGCGATGCCATCGCCAGAGGAAATATCAGGATTCGTGGTGTATTGATAAACTTTGGACGCCCCGCCAGTCGCCAGAACTACCGTTTTTGCCCGACAGGATTCGACGCGTTCCTGCTCACGATTCCAGATATAAGCACCGATAATACGGCGCGTACCGGGCAAACCCAGCTTATTTGAGGTAATCAAATCGACGGCGTTGCAGCGTTCCATAATCCGAATATTCGGATGGGATAGCGCTTTCTGCACCAGGGTGTTTTCCACTTCTTTTCCGGTTGCATCTGCCGCATGCAGAATTCGACGATGGCTATGTCCACCTTCGCGCGTGAGGTGATAGCGTTCTTCACCGCTGGTGCTGGTTTCGGTATCGAATAGCACGCCTTGTTCGATAAGCCATTGCACGCAGTGTTTGGCATTGCTGGCGATAAACTCAACGGCTTCCCGTTCACACAGGCCATCGCCAGCGATCAGGGTATCTTCGATATGGGAGTCAATCGTGTCGGTTTCATCGAAAACGGCTGCGATGCCGCCTTGAGCATAAAACGTCGCGCCTTCGTTGAGTGGGCCTTTGCTTAATACCGTCACGTTAGCCTGAGAAGCCAGACGCAGCGCCAGTGAAAGCCCGGCAGCACCGCTGCCAATGATTAAAACATCACAGACGTATTCAGTGGTCGTTTGCATGGTCGTGTCGTGGATGCAAAAAGAAGAGGAAATCCGATGTTAGCACCCAATGGTTGTTGCTGTATTGGTTTTTAGCCCCCTCTCTACGCTATAAATAAGCGAATAGCGGAACAGGGGGAATCGTGCGAATACCCCAGATTTATCGTATCATCCTCGGAAGAAGAGCGTAGAGCCTCAGATGACGACCATTTTTGATGAAGACAATGTTTGATATAGACAATGTGTGATGAAGAGAATGCGTCATGATACGCATCGCAAAGACGAGTAACGGCGCTAAGTAAAAGAAAAACGATGACGTGGAACTTTATTGGATGTCTTGATTCTAATGAGGAGCTTGCTCTAAACATGACTTATATAGCTGGCAGTACTATTTTACGCGTGGAGAACGGTTTGAGTAGAGATTACCTCGGATGAGCGAGCAACTGGCAGATCAGGTTCTGGTCGAGCGAGTCCAAAAAGGCGATCAAAAATCGTTTAACTTGTTGGTCGTTCGTTATCAGCATAAGGTAGCGAGTCTGGTATCGCGGTATGTTCCTCAGGGAGACGTGCCGGACGTGGTACAGGAATCGTTTATTAAAGCCTATCGCGCGTTAGAGTCATTCCGCGGCGATAGTGCGTTTTATACATGGCTGTATCGTATCGCAGTGAATACGGCCAAGAATTATCTGGTAGCTCAGGGGCGACGCCCGCCTTCCAGCGACATTGATGCCAATGACGCGGAAAACTATGAAAATGCGGGTGCACTGAAAGAAATATCGAACCCTGAGAATTTAATGTTGTCAGAGGAATTACGAAGCATCGTTTTCCGCACTATCGAGTCTTTGCCGGAAGATTTACGTTTAGCGATTACGCTGCGCGAATTGGACGGTTTAAGCTACGAAGAGATTGCCGTGATTATGGATTGTCCCGTCGGCACTGTTCGTTCTCGTATTTTCCGGGCGCGGGAAGCGATTGATAATAAAGTACAACCGCTTATTCAGCGCTAGCGAGCGTTTTCAGCTATCCGCATGACTAATGATGGATTTGACAAGGTAAGGGTGTCGGTATGCAGAAAGAGAAACTTTCCGCTTTAATGGATGGCGAAGCAGTAGATTCCGAACTGCTAAATGCATTGTCACGGGATGATGCGTTGCAGCAAAGTTGGCAAAGTTATCATCTAATTCGTGATGCGTTGCGTGGTGATGTCAGTGAAAACGTGATTCACCTGGACATCGCTTCTCGCGTTGCCGCCGCAATCGAAAAAGAACCTGTTCGTCTGGTTCCACAAGCGCAGCCTGAATCCCAGCCACAACCTGTCGAGTGGACGAAGATGCCGTTCTGGCACAAAATCCGCCCGTGGGGCAGTCAGCTGACGCAAGTCGGTGTCGCCGCCTGCGTATCTTTAGCGGTGATTGTCGGCGTACAAAATTATCAGCAGGGCAATGCATCCGAACATGTTGTGGAATCCGGCGTGTTCAGTACCTTACCTGCTATGGGCACCGCCTCTCCTGTGAGCCTGGGCGTGCCGTCAGAAAATGTTGCCCCTCACAGCGGACAGCAGAAGTCCGATATGCAGCGCAACCGCCTTAACGCCATTTTGCAGGACTACGAATTACAGCGTCGGCTGCATGCCGAACACGCTCTGCCGCAGGACGATCAGCAAGCGGCTATTCAGGTTCCCGGTACTCAATCATTAGGAACGCAGCCTCGGTAATGAAGCGTGTTTGGTCCGCCGCCTGTTTTCTGATTGGCAGTCTGTTTTATTCTACTTTCGCCCCGGCTCAGAATGTTGAGCCGGGCGCGTTGCTACAACAGATGAACAGCGCAGTTCGTTCTCTGAATTACGAAATTTCCTTTATCAACATTACCCTGCAAGGATTCGAGTCGGTACGGTATCGTCATGCCGTGGTCAACAACCGTTCCTTAGCGCAGCTGCTGTTTATGGACGGGCCGCGACGCGAGATCGTGCTGCGTGGTAATGAAGTTAGCTACTTCGATCCCGGTTTTGAGCCATTTACGCTTACCAGCGATCATATCGTTGACTCTCTCCCTTCTTTGGTCTTTGCCGATTTCCAGAAACTATCGCCTTATTATGACTTTATTCCTGCCGACGGACGGGTGCGTATTGCCGATCGTCTGGCATCAGGAATTCGGGTCATTTCACGCGATGGCACACGCTACAGCTATATGGTGTGGATTGATGCGGAATCGAAACTTCCATTGCGTATCGATTTACAGGATCGCAACGGTGACAAGCGGTTGGAACAGTTCTTAACGACATCGCTGATTGTTGATGATGATGTGGTTAGCGTGATGCGTCCGCTGGAAGGAATCAAACTTCCTCCTGTGTTACCCACGCCTGCCGCGGAAAAAGGTGATTTTACCTGGGAGCCAGAATGGTTGCCTGCTGGGATGAAAGAACTTTCACACAACAAAAAAGTATTGCCAGGCTCGTCCATTCCGATCGAAACTCGTCTGTATAGCGATGGTTTATTCAGTTTTTCCATTAACATTAGTCCGTCTTCTGATGTGAGTGAAGAACAGTCGCTGCTTACGGGGCGACGCTCCATTCATACTGTCATGAAAGGCAACCGCGAAATTACCGTCGTCGGAGATATTCCACCTTCTACGGCTAAACGGGTCGCTGACAGCATTATTTTGAAGGGGCAACCGTGATCAAAGAGTGGGCGACAGTGGTTTCATGGCAGGATGGCATCGCAGAGTTGCGGTGTGAGCCGAGCGCGGGGTGCGGCAGTTGTAAATCCCGTTCGTCGTGTGGAACTGGCTTATTAAGTCAGCTTGGGCTTTCTGCCGAAAATACGCTGTATGTCCCTTACGATCGACCTTTAGAAGTCGGACAAAAAGTCGAATTGGGGATTTCTGAGGGACGACTGCTGTTTTCTGCCGCTCTGGTTTACTTCGTTCCGCTGGTCGGGTTACTGATCGGTGCGGCGATCTGTCAAACGTTATTCGGCACCG containing:
- the rseB gene encoding sigma-E factor regulatory protein RseB translates to MKRVWSAACFLIGSLFYSTFAPAQNVEPGALLQQMNSAVRSLNYEISFINITLQGFESVRYRHAVVNNRSLAQLLFMDGPRREIVLRGNEVSYFDPGFEPFTLTSDHIVDSLPSLVFADFQKLSPYYDFIPADGRVRIADRLASGIRVISRDGTRYSYMVWIDAESKLPLRIDLQDRNGDKRLEQFLTTSLIVDDDVVSVMRPLEGIKLPPVLPTPAAEKGDFTWEPEWLPAGMKELSHNKKVLPGSSIPIETRLYSDGLFSFSINISPSSDVSEEQSLLTGRRSIHTVMKGNREITVVGDIPPSTAKRVADSIILKGQP
- the rseC gene encoding SoxR-reducing system protein RseC, with protein sequence MIKEWATVVSWQDGIAELRCEPSAGCGSCKSRSSCGTGLLSQLGLSAENTLYVPYDRPLEVGQKVELGISEGRLLFSAALVYFVPLVGLLIGAAICQTLFGTDLAAVIGALLGGGLAFIGVKRWAKRLGKNKRYEPVILQIALPGTLLQN